In Doryrhamphus excisus isolate RoL2022-K1 chromosome 21, RoL_Dexc_1.0, whole genome shotgun sequence, a single genomic region encodes these proteins:
- the cdh19 gene encoding cadherin-7: MGAAEDTRGWSVLAAVMLLAVLSHTNSAKDLEAPQPAPGSTHQHHRLKRGWIWKQLFVPEEDPVPRVIGQIKSDYDRGESAIQYILSGEGAGDAFEIDEYSGEIRTLKKLDREEKAFYVLQAQAINRHSQEPEEPQSEFIIKVQDINDNAPQFQNEPYVSSIPEMCPTGTTVVQVSATDADDPMFGNNAKLIYSILQGEPYFSVEPKTGIIMTSWPNMDREAREQYLVVVQVKDMLGLSGGFSSSTTVTVSLSDVNDNGPMFQHHLYTFAIPEDAAVGTTVGRVMAEDADIGANARMNYSLEDDLEESATFTIKTDRATQEGVVMLAKPLDYESKRRYVMAVDAVNEQVDTSFLPFEEFTDRTTLKIVVEDVNEPPVFFSPFYEWKVAENAAVGSAVGVISARDTDTVNDPMRYSIEKSSDTTKTFRIDPFNGTLTIAKALDRETATWHNLTVIAKEATHNRLSSTVVASIKVLDINDNAPRLAGHYQPYICEGTQAGELIQLLSAVDPDEPSEGHHFYFSMVPDIHINPNFTIRDNQDNTAGIVARRSTFTRKDRSRYLLPVVVSDGGSPALSSTTTLTISVCSCQPGGHCPTGGVEALALSMGVSVQTFVGLLVCLVLITALSLLMLLLRRHRRKQKADHKNVSELDLPDTVSQKVLYYGESRGRVPVSGPPCQQRAAVPVPLRPHPKRKNRRLAMEEVRASIRMSLRESHLIGPEDEIFRQFILDRLEEADEDPCAPPFDCLRTYMYEGSGSSAGSLSSLESWTQEEPVSGPRPHWARLTPWYGGGEEDTVF, from the exons ATGGGAGCTGCAGAGGACACGCGAGGATGGAGTGTTTTGGCCGCCGTGATGCTGCTTGCAGTGCTGAGCCATACGAACAGCGCCAAAGACCTGGAAGCCCCTCAGCCGGCCCCGGGGTCCACTCACCAGCATCATCGCCTGAAGAGAGGCTGGATCTGGAAGCAGTTGTTTGTCCCGGAGGAAGACCCCGTTCCTCGTGTTATCGGCCAG ATCAAATCCGACTACGACCGCGGGGAGTCGGCCATCCAGTACATCTTGTCAGGCGAGGGTGCGGGAGATGCGTTTGAGATCGATGAGTACTCTGGCGAGATCCGCACGCTGAAGAAGCTGGATCGCGAGGAAAAGGCCTTCTATGTCCTCCAGGCGCAGGCCATCAACAGGCACTCCCAAGAACCTGAGGAGCCCCAATCAGAGTTCATCATCAAGGTGCAGGACATCAACGACAATGCCCCTCAGTTCCAGAACGAGCCGTATGTGTCCAGCATCCCGGAGATGTGTCCCACTG GCACCACTGTGGTCCAGGTGAGCGCCACGGATGCCGATGACCCCATGTTTGGCAACAACGCCAAGCTCATCTACTCCATCCTGCAGGGGGAGCCCTACTTCTCCGTGGAGCCAAAGACAG GGATTATAATGACTTCCTGGCCCAACATGGACCGCGAGGCCAGGGAGCAGTACCTGGTGGTGGTCCAGGTGAAGGACATGCTGGGTCTGAGCGGCGGCTTCTCGTCGTCCACCACCGTCACGGTCAGCCTGAGCGACGTCAACGACAATGGGCCCATGTTCCAGCACC ATTTATACACATTTGCCATACCTGAAGATGCTGCAGTGGGCACCACAGTGGGTAGGGTGATGGCAGAGGATGCGGACATCGGCGCCAACGCCAGAATGAACTACAGCCTGGAGGACGACCTGGAGGAGAGCGCCACATTCACTATCAAAACTGACCGTGCCACGCAAGAAGGAGTGGTCATGCTAGCCAAG CCATTGGACTATGAGTCAAAGAGACGCTACGTGATGGCCGTAGACGCCGTCAACGAGCAAGTGGACACCAGCTTCCTCCCCTTCGAAGAATTCACGGACAGGACCACGCTGAAGATCGTAGTGGAGGACGTCAACGAGCCGCCCGTTTTCTTTTCGCCGTTCTACGAATGGAAGGTGGCCGAGAATGCCGCCGTGGGGAGCGCCGTCGGCGTCATCAGCGCCCGGGACACCGACACCGTCAACGATCCCATGAG GTATTCCATAGAGAAAAGCAGTGACACCACAAAAACTTTCCGAATCGACCCTTTCAATGGAACGCTCACCATCGCCAAGGCTTTGGACCGCGAGACGGCCACCTGGCACAATCTGACCGTCATCGCCAAGGAAGCTA CGCACAATCGTTTGTCCTCTACGGTGGTGGCGTCAATCAAAGTGCTGGACATCAACGACAATGCGCCGCGGCTGGCCGGCCACTACCAACCGTATATCTGTGAGGGGACACAGGCGGGGGAG CTCATCCAGCTGCTCAGCGCTGTGGATCCAGACGAGCCTTCCGAGGGTCACCACTTCTACTTCTCTATGGTTCCGGACATACACATCAATCCTAATTTTACCATACGGGATAACCAAG ACAACACGGCCGGCATCGTAGCACGCAGGAGCACGTTCACCCGCAAGGACCGCAGCCGTTATCTCCTCCCTGTGGTGGTGTCGGACGGTGGATCGCCGGCGCTCTCCAGCACCACCACGCTCACTATCAGCGTGTGCAGCTGCCAGCCTGGCGGGCACTGCCCCACCGGCGGGGTGGAGGCCCTCGCTCTGTCCATGGGGGTCAGTGTGCAGACCTTTGTGGGGCTTCTGGTGTGCTTGGTCTTGATCACAG CCCTGTCACTCctgatgctgctgctgagaCGACACAGACGCAAACAAAAGGCCGACCACAAGAACGTGAGCGAACTGGACCTGCCCGACACCGTATCCCAGAAGGTGCTTTACTACGGGGAATCCAGAGGACGTGTCCCGGTTTCGGGCCCTCCATGCCAGCAGCGTGCCGCCGTCCCCGTTCCGCTGCGCCCCCACCCAAAGAGGAAGAACAGGCGCCTGGCCATGGAGGAGGTCCGAGCCAGCATCCGGATGTCCCTCAGGGAATCTCATCTCATCGGACCCGAGGATGAAATCTTCAGGCAGTTCATTCTGGACCGCCTGGAAGAGGCAGATGAGGATCCCTGTGCACCCCCCTTTGACTGTTTGAGGACTTACATGTATGAGGGTTCGGGGTCTTCTGCTGGCTCCCTCAGCTCTCTAGAGTCTTGGACCCAGGAGGAGCCAGTCTCTGGTCCTAGACCTCATTGGGCCAGACTGACGCCCTGGTATGGCGGAGGGGAGGAGGACACTGTCTTCTGa